The region gttagctaatttttaaaataataacagtgaCTGcatacttactgtgtgccaggcacaatgcTGTGTAGTCCACAGGCATCTTTTTTAACTCTCATAAGAATTCAATGAGCTAGTACCTTTTCCTTACCTCATAAAGAACATAAACTGACGCCAAGACGGGTTCAGAATCCCACCACACACTTGGAAATGACAGAGCAGGACCTGAACCAGtcagcctggctccagagcccaggcAAGTGCTCTCCACCAAGCAAGATGCCTGAGGGCACGGTGAGGACCAGAGCGTGACCTGGGAGTCCaagcttcctccttcttcctgtcTGTTAGCCTCCCAGGGCTCCCAATTCCGTCCACTCACCCCCAGGCAGGACAGGTGCAGGGGGCCCATCCAACACAGAGGTAGGTGCAGGTGGGGAGAAGCTGGGAGGAGAAGGGGACGGCAGCATCTGGAGGTGGGGTGGGCACAGAGTTATTCCTGGCATGCGGGGAGGTTTTACCAGCTTTTCCTCTCATCCCATCTCCAGTTCCTTCCTCATCACTTCCCAATACAGGAAGTGGCCAAATGCTTGCATTCAGGTGGGGGGTGTAGCTGACAAATATTTCAACAGCCAATATGTATTGAACGCTTATGTTTACTATGTCTCAAGTGTTCTGCTGGCACTTCACGTGTACTAATTCATTCAATCCTCACCACTACCCCATGAGGTAGGCATTTTTAATAATATGACTCCTATGTTAGAAGTGAGACCCAGGTTAAGCCAGCTGTCCAAAATCACGGAGCCAGTTATTGGCAGAGTGCTGGCTAGAACCCAGTTCTCCTGATGCCCACTCCTATTCTCTTTctgttgtatgtatatacattttaacaaCAGATATCTTATATTGAAACACcttctgcattccactgcactaaagGCTTTGCCtcggcggggcgcggtggctcatgcctataatcccagcacattgggaggccaaggcaggcggatcacctgaggtcaggagtttgagaccagcctgaccaaatggagaaaccccgtatcgactaaaaatagaaaattagccgggcatggcggcacgtgcctgtaatcccagctcctcaaggggctgatacaggagaattgcttgaaccccggaggcagaggttgcagtgagccgagatcgcaccattgcactccagcctgggcaacaagagggaaactctgtttaaaaaaaaaaaaaaaaaaaaaagggctttaCCTCGATTATCTCTAATCATGACAGTGAGCCTGCTAAAGtaggtattatccccattttacatgtgaagaaacaagctcagagaggttaaatcatTGCCCAAGTCATACAATAGAAATTTGAACTCAGATCTATCCAGCACTAAAGTAGGACCCCCAAACTCCTATGAAGGCTGCCTTGGTTTCCCTTTCCCCTGCCCCCCCATAGGAGATGGGGAGGCCCAGGCCACTATAGGAGGTAAACCTGGGGAGCAGAGGGGGCATTAAGATGAATATGAGGCTTTATTGGGGTGGGAGGGTCAACCCAGAGGTGCCTGGGGAGTTCAGGGAGAAGGTAAGCCTCACCTGCTCAGGGTCAGAGAGTTCAGGTGGCCCTGGGGGGCCAAGCAGCTCTTCCACCAGCAGGGAGGGGAAGACCCCAACACAGCCCCCAAATTCTCCCCTCCAGAAGCCGTCATCTACTCCATCTTGGGCCCGGGGCAGCAGACGGATCAGTGCCCCTTCAGGGAAGCTCAGCTCCTCTGCACTCTGTCCGGTGTAGCTGTACAGGGCCCGTGCCAGGAATGCTACAGAGGCCCAGGAGAGACGGTGAGAGGGAGGTGGGTGGCGGTGCCCCAGGACCGTGACACCCCAGGGCTACAACCCCTAACAATTCTTCTCCATACCCAGGGTCCCCAACTCAAAATTTCCCTTTCTTACCTGTGGGCTCTGCCCCGCAGGGATTGTCACTGTCTTGGCTGCTCTCTGGGAGGGAGAGGTCCGGGAAGTTGAGATACCGCTCAGGGACAAAGCCTACCTCGCCGTGCTGGTTCCGAGCCTGCTCACCCAGCAATGTGAACAGATATTAGACTTACCTCAGCAGTCCATGACCCTGGCTCTCTTCTACTCAGGCTTCTAGCTTTGCCTAGAAGGGTCTATGGAGGCCACAGAGAAGTCCCTCCTACTGCCCCCAACCCAAGGTCAGAGCCCAGGGTCCCATACCCACCTTGACCCATTCGTCAGCATCTCCCTCCTCTATGATCTCCAGCCACTCACCCTCCGTGATTGTCAGCTCATCCTCACGCCCTGCCTGGGCCACACATGAAGGATTCAGGACTTGGCTGTCCCCGACCCTTGGCCATCAGAGGTCCCCACCCCCATTCATACCTGATAGCGAAATACCACATgtgcagggcaggggaggggcctAGTGGCCAGGGCTTGGGGGGCAGGCTCCTCAAAGAGCTCTCCCGTCTCCTCACATTCCTCAAAGTCAGAAAGCTCAGCATCCTCAGCCTAGAGGGGCAAAGAACAGACCTCATATGGGGCCCACTCTCAAGCACTGGTTCTATCTCCCACTCTTCCATCTTTCCCCTAAAGGACACCATGGATCCCCCTCCAAAGCAGTTGCACCCATCCACTCACCATGTACACAACCACAGGCACCACAGAGCAGGATAATACTAACAGTAATAGCAGAGTTACAGTAATTGAGTgcgtactatgtgccaggtacaatGCAAAGTATCTTGTgtatattgtctcatttaatcttcataatgaCCCAGTGTTAATAGTTTTCCACAACTATTAACCTCACTTTATTTATGAGGAAACTGGggttcagaaaggttaagtcacTTTTCGAGATTGCACAGCTCACAAGTGGAGTGGCTGGTACTCAAAGCCCTTACAGACTGCCCCAGAACCCTACTTCTTAATCATTCTATTATGCTCATAATAAAAATTTACTGAGGACTCTATGCCAGAAATTATGCAAAGAATGATACATGAATGATTTCACTTAAGCCTCGCAATAACCCTTTGAGTTAGGCACAACTGTGATTCCCGTTTTATAGGGTTTGCCTTCCACTGGAGTTTTTCCCTTCTAAGTAAGGATGGGTAGTGTTGGGGGAGGAGCTCACGGTTGGAGAGAGGTCCCTCTGGGACAGCCGAGCCTCGCTGAGCCGCCGCTCCTGCTCCACCTCATCCTGGGCCTGGGTCATGGCTGGCTTCAGCCAGCGCTCCACATCTAAGCCAGCCCCCTGCAGCAGAGCCAGCCGGGCAGCCCCCTTCACCTGGCTCACCTGCCACGGAGAGGAAGTAAGTTAGTGGAACCTAGCTGACGGCAGTGtctactctctgcttctcccttccttcctcccaccatCAGAAAGAGGAGTAGAGGGAGTGGGGCTTGCCTGAGAAGGTGGGATCCCTAACCTCAGGGGTGTGCCTCACCTGTGCCCGGCGGATGCTCTCTCGCACTTCCTGTAACCTCTGTTCTATGCTTGGAGCCTCCCGCTCTGAAGCCTGCTGCCGCCTCTGCTCCAGTCGTTGCAGTACCTGGTTGGGAAGGCAGAGAACAGGGGTGGGTGGAAATACTGTGGGGCATGACTTACTATGGGCCTGGTACTTTGCTAGTTGCATCACAtacattatgtcatttaatcttcccTATGAGGTGGGCGCTATTATTGGCCCTATTTTagtgatgaggaaattgaagtccagagaggttaagtcacttccTTACCCAGGGTTACAGAACTAGGAAACAACAGAAGAGAATTTGAACCTATGTCGGTCTAGCTCCAAAAACTGTGCTCTTAACTACTGTGCCACACTGTTACCTTAAAATACCTTTCCCTCCCCTCTGTAGCTCCATGACACCCTCAATGGCTCCAAGGTCCCCTCTCTCAGCTTTTCTTGCTGAGACAAGAAGGTGCACATGACACCTGTGCCCCCCACCTCACCCGATGCCCATGGTTCTGGATCTTGTAGTCACGGGCAGCTCGGCTGGTCAAGCGCTGAACCTCTTTCTCCAGGCCACTTTTGCCAGCCACGCCTTCTGCTCCCCACTCCAGGACACACACCTGAATGGGTCAGGGGGTGCTGTGAGGAGGACTGAGGCTGCTCCTTCTCTCCAGTTCCCTCCTTTTTCCACTCTGTCTTGACCTCCAAGGACAAGGACAAAGAGAAAGGGGCACATGCCTACGGTCATGGACACAGGTAATGTGGACACAGAGATACACAGCTTCAGAAATGGGATCCAGGTCGAGGGACAGAGGTAGAATGAAGAGGATGGTGCAGTCAAGTGACTGAAAGGTGGACTGaggtgtgtttttttgtgtgtgtgtgtatcctgttGGGAGGGAGGTGAGCTGGAGTTCTGAAACCCCCCTCCATGGTGTAACACTCACTAAGTTAACACAAAGACAAAGATAATGGAGGAGGCCTAAATCATAGTCGCCTTTATATGTGGCCTGGTTCCAACAAGCAGGAAGATCTCACCTGATCAGTCCCTGCTGGCTGAAACtgctgaggtggggtgggggaaaataCGCCAGGCTCCTGAAGAAACAGCTTCAGGTCTTGCTCCCAGCTTACCTAGGGGTTGGGAAAAGTCAAAGTCACTCATTCACTGACTCACTCTCCAATCCTGTCCCTAGCACTTCTTGGAAGAAAAAGGACAATGTGTGAAGCAAAGAGGGCTGCATTGGGAGGGAAGGGTAAAAAGGATCCCTGGGGAAGCTCTTAGAGGCCACAGCCCTCACCTGGGAGGTTGTCTGCTCCCCGCGGTGGGCATGCTCCAGGATGACCTCTGTGGCTTCCAGCTCAGTGCGGCTCAGGGAGGTCAGGGGGTCCCTCAAGTGCTCTGACAGCTCACTGACCAGGGCCTAGAGAGAACCCCAAGATACTGACACCACCCTTCCCCCAGACCTCTACCAGACCTCTACTGTAAAATAGGCTCGTTCCAGATTTCACGGGTGATGGGCATGA is a window of Pongo pygmaeus isolate AG05252 chromosome 4, NHGRI_mPonPyg2-v2.0_pri, whole genome shotgun sequence DNA encoding:
- the FCHSD1 gene encoding F-BAR and double SH3 domains protein 1 isoform X2, translated to MQPPPRKVKPAQEVKLRFLEQLSILQTRQQREADLLEDIRSYSKQRAAIEREYGQGTENLQRAQAEVLQSVRDLSRSRKLYGQRERVWALAQEKAADVQARLNRSDHGIFHSRTSLQKLSTKLSAQSAQYSQQLQAARNEYLLNLVATNAHLDHYYQEELPALLKALVSELSEHLRDPLTSLSRTELEATEVILEHAHRGEQTTSQVSWEQDLKLFLQEPGVFSPTPPQQFQPAGTDQVCVLEWGAEGVAGKSGLEKEVQRLTSRAARDYKIQNHGHRVLQRLEQRRQQASEREAPSIEQRLQEVRESIRRAQVSQVKGAARLALLQGAGLDVERWLKPAMTQAQDEVEQERRLSEARLSQRDLSPTAEDAELSDFEECEETGELFEEPAPQALATRPLPCPAHVVFRYQAGREDELTITEGEWLEIIEEGDADEWVKARNQHGEVGFVPERYLNFPDLSLPESSQDSDNPCGAEPTAFLARALYSYTGQSAEELSFPEGALIRLLPRAQDGVDDGFWRGEFGGCVGVFPSLLVEELLGPPGPPELSDPEQMLPSPSPPSFSPPAPTSVLDGPPAPVLPGDKALDFPGFLDMMAPRLRPMRPPPPPPAKAPDPGHPDPLT
- the FCHSD1 gene encoding F-BAR and double SH3 domains protein 1 isoform X1 → MQPPPRKVKPAQEVKLRFLEQLSILQTRQQREADLLEDIRSYSKQRAAIEREYGQALQKLAGPFLKREGHRSSEMDSRTVFGAWRCLLDATVAGGQTRLQASDRYRDLAGGTGRSAKEQVLRKGTENLQRAQAEVLQSVRDLSRSRKLYGQRERVWALAQEKAADVQARLNRSDHGIFHSRTSLQKLSTKLSAQSAQYSQQLQAARNEYLLNLVATNAHLDHYYQEELPALLKALVSELSEHLRDPLTSLSRTELEATEVILEHAHRGEQTTSQVSWEQDLKLFLQEPGVFSPTPPQQFQPAGTDQVCVLEWGAEGVAGKSGLEKEVQRLTSRAARDYKIQNHGHRVLQRLEQRRQQASEREAPSIEQRLQEVRESIRRAQVSQVKGAARLALLQGAGLDVERWLKPAMTQAQDEVEQERRLSEARLSQRDLSPTAEDAELSDFEECEETGELFEEPAPQALATRPLPCPAHVVFRYQAGREDELTITEGEWLEIIEEGDADEWVKARNQHGEVGFVPERYLNFPDLSLPESSQDSDNPCGAEPTAFLARALYSYTGQSAEELSFPEGALIRLLPRAQDGVDDGFWRGEFGGCVGVFPSLLVEELLGPPGPPELSDPEQMLPSPSPPSFSPPAPTSVLDGPPAPVLPGDKALDFPGFLDMMAPRLRPMRPPPPPPAKAPDPGHPDPLT